A stretch of Heptranchias perlo isolate sHepPer1 chromosome 36, sHepPer1.hap1, whole genome shotgun sequence DNA encodes these proteins:
- the LOC137304128 gene encoding stromal cell-derived factor 1-like isoform X2: MSVKTCAVLVLLLGILCINLSQGKPTAVLNRCMCKGGAAQINVRNIKGLQLIPIPNCPLQLIATLKTGRKICLHSKFLYLWNKKVNRKAKM, translated from the exons ATGAGTGTGAAAACGTGTGCAGTGCTGGTCCTGCTCCTCGGGATTCTGTGCATCAATTTGTCACAGG GGAAACCGACTGCAGTTCTCAACAGGTGCATGTGCAAAGGGGGAGCTGCACAAATCAATGTTCGCAACATCAAGGGGCTGCAGCTTATCCCCATCCCAAACTGCCCTCTGCAACTCAT AGCCACGTTGAAGACTGGCCGGAAGATATGTCTTCATTCCAAATTTTTATACCTTTGGAATAAAAAGGTAAATAG AAAAGCCAAGATGTAA
- the LOC137304128 gene encoding stromal cell-derived factor 1-like isoform X1 — protein MSVKTCAVLVLLLGILCINLSQGKPTAVLNRCMCKGGAAQINVRNIKGLQLIPIPNCPLQLIATLKTGRKICLHSKFLYLWNKKKSQDVNEKEE, from the exons ATGAGTGTGAAAACGTGTGCAGTGCTGGTCCTGCTCCTCGGGATTCTGTGCATCAATTTGTCACAGG GGAAACCGACTGCAGTTCTCAACAGGTGCATGTGCAAAGGGGGAGCTGCACAAATCAATGTTCGCAACATCAAGGGGCTGCAGCTTATCCCCATCCCAAACTGCCCTCTGCAACTCAT AGCCACGTTGAAGACTGGCCGGAAGATATGTCTTCATTCCAAATTTTTATACCTTTGGAATAAAAAG AAAAGCCAAGATGTAAACGAGAAGGAAGAGTAA